The following proteins are encoded in a genomic region of Hymenobacter siberiensis:
- a CDS encoding RNA polymerase sigma factor, with amino-acid sequence MEALSLSAYVDINAPLVERCRLNDRQAQAEIYRRYSKAMFNAALRITGDYAEAEDVLQESFLSAFRELSGYKGDSSFGAWLKRIVVNKSINCLRQRRLALVPLGEQHHEEPAEAAALSPEDEADTHYRADVLRRCIQELPDGYRVVLSLYLLEGYDHLEIAGILGISESTSKSQYSRARVRLRELAAQRGLS; translated from the coding sequence ATGGAAGCCCTGTCCCTTTCCGCCTACGTCGACATCAACGCCCCGCTGGTGGAGCGCTGCCGCCTCAACGACCGCCAGGCCCAGGCCGAGATTTACCGGCGCTACTCCAAGGCCATGTTCAACGCGGCCCTGCGCATCACCGGCGACTATGCCGAGGCCGAAGATGTACTCCAGGAATCATTCCTGAGCGCCTTTCGCGAGCTGAGCGGCTACAAGGGTGACTCATCGTTCGGGGCCTGGCTCAAGCGCATTGTGGTGAACAAAAGTATCAATTGCCTGCGGCAGCGGCGGCTGGCACTAGTGCCTCTGGGCGAGCAGCACCACGAGGAGCCCGCCGAAGCCGCCGCCCTCTCGCCCGAGGACGAGGCCGATACCCACTACCGCGCCGACGTGCTGCGCCGCTGCATCCAGGAGTTGCCCGACGGCTACCGCGTGGTGCTCAGCCTCTACCTGCTCGAAGGCTACGACCACCTCGAAATCGCGGGCATCCTGGGTATTTCCGAATCGACTTCCAAATCACAGTACAGCCGGGCGCGGGTCCGGCTGCGCGAGCTGGCCGCCCAACGGGGCCTGAGTTAA
- a CDS encoding phosphoadenylyl-sulfate reductase has translation MAFPLESQVADLRRYLPECSAPETLALLADHFPGRVSFSTSFGLEDQIITHFIFENDIPIRVFTLDTGRNFQETYSTWHKTLLRYQKSIEVFAPKTAALEKLVAQKGPNSLYESIANRKECCNIRKVEPLSRTLAGQQVWVTGIRAEQSQNRQTMHPAEWDAGHGLIKVHPLFDWTWAECEAFAQANGIPVNPLHRQGFVSVGCAPCTRAIALGEDFRAGRWWWEDAAAKECGLHATAAHQGLDPVVERMPG, from the coding sequence ATGGCATTCCCCCTTGAAAGCCAGGTCGCGGACCTGCGCCGCTACTTGCCCGAGTGCTCGGCACCCGAAACGCTGGCCCTTCTGGCCGACCACTTCCCCGGCCGCGTCTCGTTCTCCACATCCTTCGGGCTGGAGGACCAGATTATCACCCACTTCATCTTCGAAAACGACATACCCATCCGGGTATTTACCCTCGACACGGGCCGCAATTTTCAGGAAACCTACTCCACTTGGCACAAGACCCTGCTGCGCTACCAGAAGTCCATCGAAGTCTTCGCCCCCAAAACTGCCGCGCTCGAAAAATTAGTCGCCCAGAAAGGCCCCAACAGCCTCTACGAGAGCATAGCGAACCGGAAGGAGTGCTGCAACATCCGCAAGGTGGAGCCGCTGAGCCGGACCCTGGCCGGCCAGCAGGTGTGGGTGACGGGCATCCGTGCCGAACAGTCGCAGAACCGCCAGACCATGCACCCGGCCGAGTGGGATGCCGGCCACGGGCTCATCAAAGTGCACCCGCTATTTGATTGGACCTGGGCCGAGTGCGAAGCCTTCGCGCAGGCCAACGGCATTCCGGTTAACCCGCTTCATCGGCAAGGTTTCGTGAGCGTCGGCTGTGCGCCCTGCACCCGGGCCATTGCGCTGGGCGAGGACTTCCGCGCCGGCCGCTGGTGGTGGGAAGACGCGGCGGCCAAGGAGTGCGGCCTGCACGCCACCGCCGCCCACCAGGGCCTCGACCCGGTGGTGGAACGAATGCCGGGCTAG
- a CDS encoding transposase family protein: MELAEFFQQVRDPRRPQGQRFSLSALLWMTFLAITSGYTGPRKMAQFGRSNAAFFTAYFGLRHGLPSYGAFRDLLQALDKDALAQAFDR, translated from the coding sequence ATGGAGCTAGCGGAATTTTTTCAGCAGGTGCGCGACCCGCGCCGCCCGCAGGGGCAACGATTCTCGCTGTCCGCCTTGCTGTGGATGACGTTTCTGGCCATTACCAGCGGGTACACGGGGCCGCGAAAAATGGCCCAGTTTGGTCGCAGCAACGCGGCTTTTTTTACCGCTTATTTCGGATTGCGCCACGGCCTGCCCAGCTACGGGGCCTTTCGGGACCTGTTGCAGGCGTTGGACAAAGACGCGCTGGCCCAGGCCTTTGACCGCTGA
- a CDS encoding elongation factor 1-alpha C-terminal domain-related protein → MLEAIEVNQREVATATAPQGVILRLRDNVDVSRGDTIVPVTAHPAVVREFEATLCWMDERPLRAGRKLLVQHHAATVTAAVTTILQKTNIETFESQGTDEARLNDIVRVRLKTALPLVVDEYRQNRATGAFILVDEQTGATLAAGLVAATDPKYFTEEVPAEAAFSI, encoded by the coding sequence GTGCTTGAGGCCATCGAAGTGAACCAGCGCGAAGTGGCCACGGCCACGGCCCCGCAGGGCGTAATCCTGCGTCTGCGCGACAATGTGGACGTGAGCCGGGGCGATACCATCGTGCCCGTCACGGCCCACCCGGCCGTGGTGCGCGAATTCGAAGCCACGCTTTGCTGGATGGATGAGCGGCCCCTGCGCGCCGGCCGCAAGCTGCTGGTGCAGCACCATGCCGCTACCGTGACAGCAGCCGTGACCACCATCCTCCAAAAGACCAACATCGAAACCTTCGAAAGCCAGGGCACCGACGAGGCCCGGCTGAACGACATCGTACGGGTGCGCCTGAAAACCGCCCTGCCGCTGGTGGTGGACGAATACCGCCAGAACCGCGCGACGGGCGCTTTTATCTTGGTGGATGAGCAGACCGGGGCCACCCTGGCCGCCGGCCTCGTGGCCGCCACCGACCCGAAATATTTCACCGAAGAAGTACCGGCGGAGGCGGCGTTTTCCATCTGA
- a CDS encoding flavodoxin domain-containing protein: MRVFVEHNEYFKLPANFETDIIMVGAGAGIAPFRAFVVERVEREATGHNWLLFGNPHFTTGFLYQAEWQQHLKKGSLTKLDVAFSRDQAEKTYLQDHLLENSSDVFGWLENGAQFYVCGDKNRLGGAVLTALTQVVQKEASLSAEDAAAYVKNLRKQRRYLEDVY; this comes from the coding sequence GTGCGGGTGTTCGTGGAGCACAACGAGTACTTCAAGCTGCCGGCGAATTTTGAAACCGATATCATCATGGTAGGCGCGGGCGCGGGCATCGCGCCGTTCCGAGCCTTCGTGGTGGAGCGGGTGGAGCGGGAGGCCACCGGCCATAACTGGCTACTGTTCGGCAACCCGCACTTCACCACCGGTTTCCTGTACCAGGCCGAGTGGCAGCAGCACCTTAAAAAAGGTAGTCTGACGAAGCTCGACGTGGCTTTCTCCCGCGACCAGGCCGAGAAAACCTACCTGCAGGACCACCTGCTGGAGAACAGCAGCGACGTGTTTGGCTGGCTCGAAAACGGCGCGCAATTCTACGTGTGCGGCGACAAAAACCGCCTCGGCGGAGCCGTACTGACGGCCCTCACGCAGGTAGTGCAAAAGGAAGCCAGCCTCTCGGCCGAGGACGCGGCGGCCTACGTGAAGAACCTGCGCAAGCAGCGCCGCTACCTGGAGGACGTGTACTAA
- a CDS encoding NADPH-dependent assimilatory sulfite reductase hemoprotein subunit, with translation MSTTPPQLSEVEHVKTANRYLRGTIAESLNNRLTGALNPDDTHIIKFHGSYQQTDRDRDSERKRQKLEPLFSFMIRVRVPGGVATAPQWQRMDALADAYGNGTLKLTTRQTFQLHGVLKRDLRPTIQGFNDSLLDSIAGCGNVNRNVMCNVNPHESRGHGEVQALAAAISAHLTPRTTAYHEIWLDGELQNTTEATDDAEPVYGKTYLPRKFKIALNLPPYNDSDIFSNDIGLIAIEENGQLLGFNVAVGGGLGMTFNQPETYPRLADLIGFVPTEKVVDVCEKIVTIQRDWGNRANRKLSLLKYTIDRAGLPAFVAELHQRLGYALAGTRPYQFHSSSDAFGWTGNADGLSHLVLSVEGGRVLDCPGYGLKSALHEISAFHTGEFRLTGNQNLILANIEPAHRIRIQAILEAHGAGPKAEQLTALRRNALACVALPTCSQAFAEAERYLPQLLDKLDAIIRAHGLAEAGILVRMTGCPNRCARPYLGEIALVGKAPGRYNLYLGANHAGERLNKLYREMLDEDGILRELAPLLAAYAVERQPGEGFGDFVVRTGVVKATLFGLDFHA, from the coding sequence ATGTCCACAACCCCACCACAACTCTCCGAAGTCGAGCACGTCAAAACTGCCAACCGCTACCTGCGCGGCACCATCGCCGAGAGTCTCAACAACCGCCTCACCGGCGCGCTGAACCCCGACGACACCCACATCATCAAGTTTCACGGCTCCTACCAGCAAACCGACCGCGACCGCGATTCCGAGCGCAAGCGGCAGAAGCTGGAGCCGCTGTTTTCCTTCATGATTCGGGTGCGGGTGCCGGGCGGCGTGGCCACCGCGCCCCAGTGGCAGCGCATGGATGCCCTGGCCGACGCCTACGGCAACGGCACCCTCAAGCTCACCACCCGCCAGACCTTCCAGCTGCACGGCGTGCTGAAGCGCGACCTGCGCCCCACCATCCAGGGCTTTAACGATTCGCTGCTGGACAGCATTGCCGGCTGCGGCAACGTGAACCGCAACGTGATGTGCAACGTGAACCCGCACGAGTCCCGGGGGCACGGCGAGGTGCAGGCCCTGGCGGCCGCCATCAGCGCCCACCTCACGCCGCGCACCACGGCCTACCACGAAATCTGGCTCGATGGCGAGCTACAAAACACCACCGAAGCCACCGACGACGCGGAACCTGTGTACGGCAAAACCTACCTGCCGCGCAAGTTCAAAATCGCCCTGAACCTGCCGCCCTACAACGATTCCGATATTTTCTCGAACGACATCGGCCTCATCGCCATCGAGGAAAATGGCCAGCTGCTGGGCTTCAACGTGGCCGTGGGCGGCGGGCTGGGCATGACCTTCAATCAGCCCGAAACCTACCCCCGCCTGGCCGACCTCATCGGCTTCGTGCCCACGGAGAAAGTGGTGGATGTGTGCGAGAAAATCGTGACCATTCAGCGCGACTGGGGCAACCGCGCCAACCGCAAGCTCTCGCTCCTCAAGTACACCATCGACCGCGCCGGCCTGCCCGCCTTCGTAGCCGAGCTGCATCAGCGCCTGGGCTATGCGCTGGCCGGAACCCGCCCCTACCAGTTCCACAGCTCCAGCGACGCCTTCGGCTGGACCGGCAACGCCGACGGCCTTTCGCACCTGGTTTTGTCTGTGGAAGGCGGCCGGGTCTTAGACTGCCCCGGCTACGGCCTCAAGTCGGCACTGCACGAAATTAGCGCCTTCCACACCGGCGAATTCCGCCTCACCGGCAACCAGAACCTGATTCTGGCCAACATCGAGCCCGCCCATCGCATCCGTATCCAGGCCATCCTCGAAGCCCACGGCGCGGGCCCGAAAGCGGAGCAGCTCACTGCTCTGCGCCGCAATGCTCTGGCCTGCGTGGCCCTGCCCACCTGCTCGCAGGCTTTCGCCGAGGCCGAGCGATACCTGCCCCAATTGCTCGACAAGCTCGATGCCATCATCCGCGCCCACGGGCTGGCCGAGGCGGGCATTCTGGTTCGGATGACGGGCTGCCCCAACCGCTGCGCCCGGCCCTACCTGGGCGAAATAGCGCTGGTGGGCAAAGCCCCCGGCCGCTACAATCTTTACCTCGGAGCTAACCACGCTGGCGAGCGCCTCAACAAGCTGTACCGCGAAATGCTCGACGAGGACGGCATTCTGCGCGAGCTCGCGCCCCTGCTGGCCGCCTACGCCGTCGAGCGCCAGCCCGGCGAAGGCTTTGGCGATTTCGTAGTGCGCACCGGCGTGGTGAAAGCCACGCTGTTTGGGCTGGATTTTCACGCTTAA
- a CDS encoding TSUP family transporter gives MDSDSSDPTGPAVAPLPPNTGPPALPANNLFPIFLKLENMRVLLVGGGNVGLEKLGAILRNSPATAVTVVAPLLLPELRELAARHPRVQLHQRPYQDSDLDGADILFLATDDVALHRYIGSAAAARHLLTNVADTPALCDFYLSSVLQKGDLKIAISTNGKSPTIGKRLREVLAEVLPAELATVLGQMTVIRSRLQGDFAEKVKSLNAVTAELANGPAYETPATAYWRRVATAALFTFAVFILLNIISYYFTPAQVWQLARSSGMFYTFVAVGFVAQMVDGVLGMGYGVVSAISLMSLGLSPVSVSASIHTAEVFASGASGYHHYRFGNVNKRLFRVLLLPGIAGSVSGAFLLVHFGETYAGYIKPVLAVYLLLLGLRIIAKAFRTASQQRKKVKNAGWLAGAGGFLDSFGGGGWGPLVTSTLIANGRTPQFVIGTVSLVEFFVTFASAFTFFTMRGLSHWQIVAGLIVGGVAAAPIAAKLAGRLPTRWMFVGVGLMVIIWSLWALRKLL, from the coding sequence ATGGATTCTGACTCCTCCGACCCGACCGGCCCGGCGGTGGCTCCGCTGCCACCCAATACCGGCCCGCCAGCCCTGCCGGCTAACAACCTGTTTCCCATCTTCCTGAAGCTGGAAAACATGCGGGTACTGCTGGTGGGTGGCGGCAACGTGGGCCTGGAAAAGCTGGGGGCCATCCTGCGCAACAGCCCCGCCACGGCCGTGACGGTGGTAGCCCCGCTCCTGCTGCCCGAGCTGCGCGAGCTGGCCGCCCGCCACCCCAGGGTGCAGCTGCACCAGCGCCCCTACCAGGATTCCGACCTCGACGGGGCCGACATTCTGTTCCTGGCCACCGACGACGTGGCGCTGCACCGCTACATCGGCAGCGCCGCCGCCGCCCGCCACCTGCTCACCAACGTGGCCGATACGCCCGCCCTGTGCGACTTCTACCTCTCGTCGGTGCTGCAAAAAGGGGATTTGAAGATTGCCATTTCCACCAACGGCAAGTCGCCCACCATTGGCAAGCGCCTGCGCGAGGTGCTGGCCGAAGTGCTGCCCGCCGAGCTGGCCACCGTGCTGGGCCAGATGACCGTCATCCGCAGCCGCCTGCAAGGGGATTTTGCTGAGAAAGTGAAGTCGCTGAACGCCGTGACCGCCGAGCTGGCCAATGGCCCGGCCTACGAAACGCCCGCCACCGCCTACTGGCGGCGCGTGGCCACAGCCGCGCTGTTCACCTTCGCGGTTTTCATCCTCCTCAACATTATCTCCTACTACTTCACCCCGGCGCAGGTCTGGCAGCTGGCGCGCTCGTCGGGCATGTTCTATACCTTCGTGGCCGTGGGCTTCGTGGCTCAAATGGTGGACGGCGTGCTGGGCATGGGCTACGGCGTGGTGTCGGCCATCAGTCTCATGTCGCTGGGGCTGAGCCCGGTATCGGTGAGTGCCAGCATCCATACGGCCGAAGTGTTTGCCAGCGGCGCATCGGGCTACCACCACTACCGGTTTGGCAACGTGAACAAGCGCCTGTTCCGGGTGCTGCTGCTGCCGGGCATCGCGGGCTCGGTGAGCGGGGCCTTTTTGTTGGTGCATTTCGGCGAAACCTACGCCGGCTACATCAAGCCGGTACTGGCCGTGTACCTGCTCCTGCTGGGCTTGCGCATCATTGCCAAGGCTTTCCGCACAGCCTCGCAGCAGCGCAAAAAGGTGAAGAATGCCGGCTGGCTGGCCGGGGCCGGCGGCTTCCTCGATTCTTTCGGCGGAGGCGGCTGGGGGCCGCTGGTGACCAGCACGCTCATTGCCAACGGCCGCACGCCACAATTCGTCATCGGCACCGTGAGCCTGGTCGAGTTTTTCGTCACGTTTGCCAGCGCGTTCACGTTTTTCACCATGCGCGGGCTCTCGCACTGGCAGATTGTGGCCGGCCTCATCGTGGGCGGGGTGGCCGCCGCGCCCATCGCCGCCAAGCTGGCCGGCCGCCTGCCCACCCGCTGGATGTTCGTGGGCGTGGGCCTGATGGTCATCATCTGGAGCCTCTGGGCGCTGCGCAAATTGCTGTAG
- the amaB gene encoding L-piperidine-6-carboxylate dehydrogenase translates to MKQALEEATAADVTVPHPHHDPHGIQDVLRQLGVQPDNAAYSTGRTWGGAQNADRRVINAPADGRRIASVAFATTDDYEAVVKAAQEAYKTWRLVPAPKRGEIVRQIGNKLREFKEPLGKLVSAEMGKILQEGLGEVQEMIDICDFAVGLSRQLHGFTMHSERPAHRMYDQYQPLGIVGIISAFNFPVAVWSWNAMLAAVCGDVSIWKPSEKTPLTAVAVQHIIKDVLAENDIAEGVFSVIIGDAKIGAAMAADKRLPLISATGSTRMGRKVGEVVGARLGRALLELGGNNAIIVTKNADLKIAIPAIVFGAVGTAGQRCTSTRRVIIEESMFEDVKSRLLAIYPKLPIGHPLQTGTLVGPLIDADAVKMFEKALVAVQAEGGKLLAGGEVLSRPELDGGHYVTPALVEVENHYHTVQEETFAPILYLIKYSGDVENAIELQNEVRQGLSSSIFTLNMREAEAFLSASGSDCGIANVNIGTSGAEIGGAFGGEKETGGGRESGSDAWKVYMRRQTNTINYSTELPLAQGIKFDV, encoded by the coding sequence ATGAAACAGGCCCTCGAAGAAGCTACCGCCGCCGACGTTACCGTTCCGCATCCTCACCACGACCCCCACGGCATTCAGGACGTGCTGCGCCAGCTGGGCGTGCAGCCCGACAACGCCGCCTACAGCACCGGCCGCACCTGGGGCGGTGCCCAGAATGCCGACCGCCGCGTCATCAACGCCCCCGCTGATGGCCGCCGCATTGCCAGCGTCGCCTTCGCCACTACCGACGACTACGAAGCGGTGGTGAAAGCCGCGCAGGAAGCCTACAAAACCTGGCGGCTGGTACCGGCCCCGAAGCGTGGCGAAATCGTACGCCAGATTGGTAATAAGCTGCGCGAGTTCAAGGAGCCGCTGGGCAAGCTGGTGAGCGCCGAGATGGGCAAAATCCTCCAGGAAGGCCTGGGCGAAGTGCAGGAGATGATTGACATCTGCGACTTTGCGGTGGGCCTTAGCCGGCAGCTGCACGGCTTCACCATGCACTCGGAGCGCCCCGCGCACCGGATGTACGACCAGTACCAGCCGCTCGGCATTGTGGGCATCATTTCGGCCTTCAACTTCCCGGTGGCCGTGTGGAGTTGGAACGCCATGCTGGCCGCCGTGTGCGGCGACGTGAGCATCTGGAAGCCCTCCGAGAAAACGCCCCTCACGGCCGTGGCCGTGCAGCACATCATCAAGGACGTGCTGGCCGAGAATGACATTGCCGAAGGCGTGTTCAGCGTAATTATCGGCGATGCGAAAATCGGGGCCGCCATGGCCGCCGATAAACGTCTGCCGCTGATTTCGGCCACCGGCAGCACCCGCATGGGTCGCAAGGTGGGCGAGGTAGTGGGCGCGCGCCTGGGCCGCGCCCTGCTGGAGCTGGGCGGCAACAACGCCATCATCGTAACCAAAAACGCCGACCTCAAAATCGCCATTCCGGCCATTGTGTTTGGGGCGGTGGGCACGGCCGGGCAGCGCTGCACCAGCACCCGCCGCGTGATTATCGAAGAGAGCATGTTTGAGGACGTGAAAAGCCGCCTGCTGGCCATTTATCCCAAGCTGCCCATCGGCCACCCGCTGCAAACCGGTACGCTGGTCGGCCCGCTCATTGATGCTGACGCGGTGAAAATGTTTGAAAAAGCATTAGTAGCGGTGCAGGCTGAAGGCGGCAAGCTGCTGGCCGGCGGCGAGGTGCTGAGCCGCCCCGAGCTGGACGGCGGCCACTACGTGACCCCGGCCCTGGTGGAAGTGGAAAACCACTACCACACGGTGCAGGAGGAAACCTTCGCGCCCATTCTCTACCTCATCAAGTACAGCGGCGACGTGGAAAACGCCATTGAGCTGCAAAACGAAGTGCGTCAGGGCCTGAGTAGCAGCATCTTCACGCTGAACATGCGCGAGGCTGAAGCCTTCCTGTCCGCCAGCGGCTCAGATTGCGGCATTGCCAACGTGAACATTGGCACGAGCGGAGCCGAAATCGGCGGCGCGTTTGGCGGCGAGAAGGAAACCGGCGGCGGCCGTGAATCGGGCTCCGACGCCTGGAAAGTGTACATGCGCCGCCAGACGAATACGATTAACTATTCCACTGAATTGCCGTTGGCGCAGGGCATTAAGTTTGACGTGTAG
- a CDS encoding OLD family protein, giving the protein MLPEPGFIYTEFDRDGRTDRPGTGGRYLASRPAWQPRGVKSYRFKRNAHLDRRYADATLHPPHGNNLVQVLEANADLRHEFAALFADHNLRVRPDANRFEVMKELDGLSFAYPYSSSGDTLQRYGFHLAAMESNRNTVILLEEPEVHSCPLYVSQLAERIATQQNNQYFVTTHSPAFFDSVLENMVPYENRVTELAVFVVYYKDFHTKIRQLSDEEVRGMRRNSIDVFNNLHLLAQEPRKV; this is encoded by the coding sequence GTGCTGCCCGAGCCCGGCTTTATCTACACCGAGTTCGACCGCGATGGCCGGACCGACCGGCCGGGTACCGGCGGGCGCTACCTGGCGTCGCGGCCGGCCTGGCAGCCCCGGGGCGTGAAATCCTACCGCTTCAAGCGCAACGCCCACCTCGACCGGCGCTACGCCGATGCCACCCTGCACCCGCCGCACGGCAACAACCTGGTGCAGGTGCTGGAGGCCAATGCCGACCTGCGCCACGAATTTGCCGCCCTCTTTGCCGACCACAACCTGCGCGTGCGCCCCGATGCCAACCGCTTCGAGGTGATGAAGGAGCTGGACGGCCTGAGCTTCGCCTATCCGTATTCGAGCAGCGGCGACACGTTGCAGCGCTACGGCTTCCATTTGGCGGCCATGGAGTCGAACCGCAATACCGTGATTTTGCTGGAAGAGCCCGAGGTGCACTCCTGTCCGCTCTACGTTTCGCAGCTGGCCGAGCGCATTGCTACCCAGCAGAACAACCAGTATTTCGTGACCACGCACAGCCCCGCCTTTTTCGATTCGGTGCTTGAAAACATGGTGCCTTATGAGAATCGGGTGACGGAGCTGGCTGTATTTGTGGTGTATTACAAGGACTTCCATACTAAAATCCGGCAGCTGTCGGACGAGGAGGTGCGGGGAATGCGCCGCAATAGCATCGACGTGTTCAACAATCTGCACCTGCTGGCCCAGGAGCCACGCAAGGTGTAG
- a CDS encoding AAA family ATPase, protein MENVINTLYIQNFKSIRNAVLHPRRVNLIIGQPNVGKSTVLEAMSLLGSFPIEQKKRFMRSFIRYEKPAQLFHDGLMTAPIRVETDRDVCLLGRVGQGESKRFQYGVFSQTAYLLLRAQLGLPLLEGRGRTRTSDDA, encoded by the coding sequence ATGGAAAACGTAATCAACACCCTTTATATTCAGAATTTTAAGTCGATTCGGAATGCCGTGCTGCACCCGCGGCGGGTCAACCTTATCATTGGGCAGCCCAACGTGGGCAAGTCGACGGTACTGGAGGCCATGAGCCTGCTGGGGAGCTTTCCGATTGAGCAGAAGAAGCGGTTTATGCGCAGCTTTATTCGGTATGAAAAGCCCGCGCAGCTGTTCCACGACGGCCTGATGACGGCTCCCATCCGCGTCGAAACCGACCGTGATGTGTGCCTGCTGGGCCGCGTGGGTCAGGGCGAGAGCAAGCGCTTTCAGTACGGAGTATTCAGCCAGACGGCCTACCTGCTGCTGCGCGCTCAGCTGGGCCTGCCCCTGCTGGAAGGCCGGGGCCGCACCCGCACCAGCGACGACGCCTAG
- a CDS encoding S1C family serine protease: MQAKQMMLGLLGSAILGGGVAVGGYKLLEPAPVAPQSVAADPQVRYTSEMKSTPYAVPEGLNFVAAAAAATPAVVHVMTEYAAPAVDRRQQQQMDPFLRQFFGDQLEQFHGQQPQGGGQGSGSGVIIAANGYIVTNNHVIDKASKIEVVLDDKRKFEAELVGADPNTDLAVLKVKADNLPFIKYGNSDDVKVGQWVLAVGNPFNLNSTVTAGIISAKGRNIDILRRKDNMGIESFIQTDAVVNPGNSGGALVNLNGDLIGINSAIASHTGSYEGYSFAIPSSLASKVVDDLLKYKVVQRALLGVQIQEVDAKLASEKKLNTLNGVYVQGLTAGSAAAQAGLKKDDIITQINGVAVNTSSQLQEQVARFRPGDKIKVSYLRGGTAGLAEAVLRNATGTTGIVREDAMAASIKYEGATIAAVEPRELAKLGLEGGAKISGIKGSNFRETGMADGFIITRIDKNQVTKPADVKNFLDQARESSGALVEGVYPDGRKAYYPIGQE; encoded by the coding sequence ATGCAAGCAAAACAAATGATGCTCGGCCTGCTCGGTTCCGCCATTCTTGGCGGGGGCGTGGCCGTGGGGGGATACAAGCTGCTCGAGCCCGCCCCCGTGGCACCTCAGTCCGTAGCCGCCGACCCCCAGGTGCGTTATACTTCCGAGATGAAGAGCACGCCCTACGCCGTGCCCGAGGGCCTGAACTTTGTGGCCGCCGCCGCTGCTGCAACTCCGGCCGTGGTGCACGTAATGACCGAATATGCCGCACCGGCTGTCGACCGGCGCCAGCAGCAGCAGATGGACCCTTTTCTGCGCCAGTTTTTTGGCGACCAGCTGGAGCAGTTTCATGGCCAGCAGCCGCAGGGTGGGGGCCAGGGCTCAGGCTCGGGCGTGATTATCGCCGCCAACGGCTACATCGTGACCAACAACCACGTTATCGACAAAGCCTCCAAGATTGAGGTAGTGCTGGACGACAAGCGCAAGTTTGAAGCGGAGCTGGTGGGCGCCGACCCTAACACCGACCTGGCCGTGCTGAAAGTGAAGGCTGACAACCTGCCCTTCATCAAGTACGGCAATTCCGACGACGTGAAAGTGGGCCAGTGGGTGCTTGCCGTGGGCAACCCCTTCAACCTGAACTCGACCGTGACGGCCGGCATCATTTCGGCCAAGGGCCGGAACATCGACATTCTGCGCCGCAAGGACAACATGGGCATCGAGTCGTTCATCCAGACCGATGCCGTGGTGAATCCCGGCAACTCGGGCGGGGCCCTGGTGAACCTCAACGGTGACCTGATTGGCATCAACTCGGCCATTGCCTCGCACACGGGCAGCTACGAGGGCTACTCCTTCGCCATTCCCAGCTCGCTGGCTAGCAAGGTGGTCGATGACCTGCTGAAATACAAAGTGGTGCAGCGCGCTCTGCTCGGCGTGCAGATTCAGGAAGTGGATGCCAAGCTGGCTTCCGAGAAGAAGCTGAACACTCTGAACGGCGTGTACGTGCAGGGCCTGACGGCCGGCAGCGCCGCTGCCCAGGCCGGCCTAAAAAAGGACGACATCATTACCCAAATCAACGGCGTGGCCGTGAATACTTCGTCGCAGCTGCAGGAGCAGGTGGCCCGTTTCCGGCCTGGCGACAAGATTAAGGTGAGCTACCTGCGGGGTGGCACCGCCGGCCTGGCCGAGGCTGTGCTGCGCAACGCCACGGGCACCACGGGCATTGTGCGCGAGGATGCCATGGCGGCCTCCATCAAGTACGAGGGCGCTACCATTGCGGCCGTGGAGCCCCGCGAGCTGGCCAAGCTGGGCCTGGAGGGTGGAGCCAAAATCAGCGGCATTAAGGGCAGCAATTTCCGCGAGACGGGCATGGCCGATGGCTTTATCATCACCCGCATCGACAAAAATCAGGTGACTAAGCCTGCCGACGTGAAAAACTTCCTCGACCAGGCCCGCGAAAGCTCGGGCGCGTTGGTAGAGGGCGTGTACCCCGACGGCCGCAAGGCGTACTACCCCATCGGGCAGGAATAG
- a CDS encoding Hsp20/alpha crystallin family protein: protein MLADMLREPQTAAAPATPAFVPAADILETAAGFELHLALPGVKKEAVTLDFLDGQLVVSGTRPSPAAAAKAAAAPATEAAANDNEATPAEAAPEAPATPKFRRIETSYGQFLRTFRLPETVNVKAIAAELTDGILRITLPFDMEKVTTQHIAIR, encoded by the coding sequence ATGCTGGCCGACATGCTCCGCGAGCCGCAAACGGCCGCCGCGCCGGCCACCCCCGCCTTCGTACCCGCCGCCGACATCCTCGAAACCGCTGCTGGCTTTGAACTGCACCTGGCCCTGCCCGGCGTGAAAAAAGAAGCCGTCACCCTCGACTTCCTCGACGGTCAGCTTGTGGTGTCTGGCACCCGGCCTAGCCCGGCCGCTGCTGCTAAAGCAGCCGCTGCTCCCGCTACGGAAGCTGCAGCCAACGATAACGAAGCCACGCCCGCCGAGGCAGCTCCCGAGGCTCCGGCCACGCCTAAATTCCGCCGCATCGAAACCAGCTACGGCCAATTCTTGCGCACCTTCCGCCTGCCCGAAACGGTGAATGTGAAGGCCATTGCCGCCGAGCTGACCGACGGCATTCTACGCATAACGCTGCCCTTCGACATGGAAAAAGTGACCACCCAGCACATCGCAATTCGCTAA